A region of Candidatus Eremiobacterota bacterium DNA encodes the following proteins:
- a CDS encoding serine/threonine-protein kinase yields the protein MKTSLKPGMTLQGRYKILSQIGRGGMGYVFKVHALRLNKECALKEMYDHFVEADDRERVAAQFQNEAETMAKLDHPGIPRILDTFEENDRHYLVMEFVDGRTLEQVVMENPQYIMESQVLEWSDQILDILDYLHTRPDPVIIRDLKPANIMLTSEGRIKIIDFGIAKIFDPRDRTMTAIKGSGSAGFAPPEQYGSGGTDPRSDIYALGVSLYYLLTKIIIADSVDRILQGGTVNAPSHYNPLVSAQVDALILKMIELKPDERFQSVVAIREYMISQNLRRPQAADGGRSSASTLPKTQLRLENQGVVEDWKRKQSQVSLTKSKEAPPPAVAPQPVAPSTRERDYHFVSEALLKSGKEGGEKKEKEHRSSVPAFIIAGVIVGFIVFFLVIFSIPLIMKFTGPVAKASPTPSPTPSPSPTVVKIVEKIKEVKGTLAKLEKSEDTVKLQVKTSDGPLTLRMKRSELPKKAKVGAEITAEYKIPGDGKGKPPWNIVTLTITKSAPAHEPLPGTGGGGGYRGGGGGGYSGGGGGGGYSGGGGGTSGGGGGGYSGGGGTSGGGGGTSGGGGGTSGGGSGSLTHQRPQY from the coding sequence ATGAAAACGTCTCTGAAGCCCGGGATGACGCTCCAGGGAAGGTATAAGATCCTCTCGCAGATCGGCAGGGGAGGAATGGGGTACGTCTTCAAGGTGCATGCCCTGAGGCTCAACAAGGAGTGCGCCCTCAAGGAGATGTATGATCATTTCGTTGAAGCCGACGACCGCGAGCGGGTGGCGGCTCAGTTCCAGAACGAAGCCGAGACCATGGCCAAGCTCGATCACCCCGGGATCCCCAGGATCCTGGACACCTTCGAGGAGAACGATCGCCATTACCTCGTGATGGAGTTCGTAGACGGCAGAACCCTGGAACAGGTGGTGATGGAGAACCCCCAGTATATCATGGAGAGCCAGGTGCTGGAGTGGAGCGACCAGATCCTCGATATCCTGGACTACCTCCACACCAGGCCGGACCCCGTCATCATAAGGGATCTCAAGCCTGCGAACATCATGCTCACCAGCGAGGGAAGGATCAAGATCATCGACTTCGGTATCGCCAAGATATTTGATCCCCGCGACAGGACCATGACGGCCATCAAGGGGAGCGGCTCCGCAGGCTTTGCACCGCCGGAGCAGTACGGGAGCGGCGGCACCGACCCGAGGTCAGACATCTATGCGCTTGGAGTGAGCCTCTATTACCTCCTCACCAAGATCATCATCGCCGACTCCGTGGACAGGATCCTCCAGGGCGGCACCGTCAATGCACCTTCTCACTACAATCCCCTGGTGTCGGCGCAGGTCGATGCCCTCATACTGAAAATGATAGAGCTGAAGCCTGACGAAAGGTTCCAGAGCGTGGTGGCCATCAGGGAATACATGATCAGCCAGAATCTGAGGCGCCCCCAGGCTGCCGACGGGGGGCGGTCGTCTGCCTCAACTCTTCCCAAAACGCAGCTCCGCCTGGAGAACCAGGGCGTCGTCGAGGACTGGAAAAGAAAGCAGTCCCAGGTCTCCCTCACCAAATCAAAGGAGGCTCCCCCGCCGGCAGTGGCTCCTCAGCCCGTGGCGCCCTCCACGAGAGAGAGGGATTATCATTTTGTCTCGGAAGCACTGCTCAAGTCAGGCAAGGAGGGCGGTGAAAAGAAGGAGAAAGAGCACCGCTCCTCGGTCCCCGCTTTCATCATCGCAGGGGTCATCGTGGGGTTCATCGTCTTCTTCCTTGTAATATTCTCCATCCCCCTCATAATGAAGTTTACCGGGCCGGTGGCGAAAGCCTCGCCCACGCCCTCCCCCACTCCGTCGCCATCGCCCACGGTGGTGAAGATCGTGGAGAAGATCAAGGAAGTGAAGGGAACGCTCGCGAAGCTGGAAAAAAGCGAAGACACGGTGAAGCTCCAGGTGAAAACCTCTGACGGTCCCCTGACACTCAGGATGAAGCGCTCCGAGCTTCCCAAGAAGGCCAAGGTGGGCGCCGAGATCACGGCGGAATACAAGATTCCCGGTGACGGAAAGGGAAAGCCCCCATGGAATATCGTCACTCTCACCATCACGAAAAGCGCCCCGGCGCATGAGCCTCTTCCAGGAACTGGCGGCGGAGGCGGCTACAGAGGCGGCGGTGGAGGCGGCTACAGCGGCGGAGGCGGTGGCGGCGGCTACAGCGGCGGAGGCGGGGGCACTTCCGGCGGCGGAGGTGGCGGCTACAGCGGCGGCGGGGGCACTTCCGGCGGCGGCGGTGGCACCTCCGGCGGAGGCGGCGGAACATCAGGCGGCGGAAGCGGAAGCCTCACGCACCAGAGGCCCCAGTACTGA
- a CDS encoding FHA domain-containing protein encodes MAHTLWGKLLINVPGRPLAEYNLTEGSLSIGSDRTSDLVLSAPGVAPVHCKIVCDSRGCEIIDLRSATGVSINQRPVTFQKLSPGDIIALGSVTMTYQDPESDLRSPAGPGDEAGGFGDDGEEPLTIPHFKVRKGASPQTFTLTPGKVLVIGTDKECDVILPFGKKIFPRHAVVEWASDSRVIRKLYDPAIITINDTPVKQHQALQNGDIVTLGEVTLEFIDPLAKGPRGVTEMKLRDHPPATATKSRLAAAPQPTVPEHELKEETVSIGRDPSNVIVLNHETISRFHSKIEFRNKTYHLMDLHSTNGTFVNGMMTEDSVLNRGDLIQIGDFEFLFDGKMLRQASREGEARIDAVNLKRTITKDLVILNDISLSIYPRELVAIVGGSGAGKSTLMNALGGFSPADSGTVFVNGINFYKFFDAFQSSLGYVPQDDIIHKELTVFRALHYAACLRMPEDTKKEERESRIEQILKDLQLSHRRDTVITRLSGGERKRVSIGVELLTRPRLFFLDEPTSGLDPGLEADMMNIFRVLANQGHTTVLITHATKNLDICDQVVFLARGGHLAYFGPPREAIGYFEAEDFTDIYVRLEREKRADLWGRQFKNSAEYRTYVEDRLKEIEPQQKMAEETAVPAREKQKKKTKKKRSSAFRQFSILAARYLEIIVRDTRNFAILLLQAPLIGLLLSLVYGRDIFDKTTGNYNDVKSLLFFLICICIWFGTSNAAREIAKEIAIYRRERFINIGIVPYILSKVAVLSFLCVIQTSILMAIICLKVKMPDLGFTMYKDIFLTMALTSIDAMAMGLMISAIVNNPDKAASIVPILLIPQIVFSGAIIPLKGAAEIVSYFTLSRWGFELLGYITDAKKLPLMTTPVLKRSTEGIFDIIPSTHWTILLGYLVMFVLLACLFQRLKDYSRVR; translated from the coding sequence TTGGCCCACACGCTCTGGGGTAAGCTCCTCATAAACGTCCCCGGGAGGCCGCTTGCCGAGTACAATCTCACCGAGGGCTCTCTCAGCATAGGCTCCGACAGAACCAGCGACCTGGTGCTCAGCGCGCCGGGCGTGGCGCCCGTACATTGCAAGATTGTCTGCGACAGCCGCGGGTGCGAGATAATAGACCTCCGCTCGGCCACGGGCGTCTCGATAAACCAGCGGCCCGTCACCTTCCAGAAGCTCTCGCCCGGTGACATCATTGCCCTGGGCTCCGTCACCATGACCTACCAGGATCCCGAGAGTGACCTGCGCTCTCCCGCAGGCCCGGGAGATGAGGCCGGGGGATTCGGAGATGACGGGGAAGAGCCCCTCACGATCCCCCACTTCAAGGTGCGCAAAGGGGCGTCGCCCCAGACCTTCACCCTCACGCCGGGAAAGGTCCTCGTCATAGGCACCGACAAGGAATGCGACGTAATCCTCCCCTTCGGGAAGAAGATATTCCCCCGCCACGCCGTGGTGGAATGGGCGTCGGACTCGCGGGTGATCAGGAAGCTCTATGATCCCGCCATCATCACCATCAACGACACGCCCGTGAAGCAACACCAGGCCCTTCAGAACGGCGATATCGTAACTCTTGGAGAAGTCACGCTTGAGTTCATCGATCCCCTGGCCAAGGGTCCCCGGGGGGTAACGGAGATGAAGCTCCGTGACCATCCTCCCGCGACAGCCACCAAGTCAAGGCTTGCCGCCGCGCCTCAGCCCACTGTCCCCGAGCACGAGCTCAAGGAGGAGACGGTAAGCATCGGGAGGGACCCCTCGAACGTCATCGTGCTCAACCACGAGACGATATCGAGATTTCACAGCAAGATAGAGTTCCGGAACAAGACCTATCACCTCATGGACCTGCACAGCACCAACGGCACCTTTGTGAACGGCATGATGACCGAGGATTCGGTGCTCAACAGGGGCGACCTCATCCAGATAGGAGATTTTGAGTTCCTCTTCGACGGCAAGATGCTCAGGCAGGCTTCCCGGGAGGGCGAGGCCCGTATCGACGCCGTCAACCTGAAGAGGACCATCACGAAGGACCTGGTGATCCTCAATGACATAAGCCTCTCAATCTATCCGCGGGAGCTTGTGGCCATCGTGGGAGGGAGCGGCGCCGGCAAGTCTACCCTCATGAACGCCCTGGGAGGCTTCAGCCCCGCCGATTCAGGGACAGTCTTCGTGAACGGGATAAATTTCTACAAGTTCTTTGACGCCTTCCAGTCATCGCTGGGGTATGTGCCCCAGGATGACATTATCCACAAGGAACTCACGGTATTCCGCGCCCTCCACTACGCCGCGTGCCTCAGGATGCCCGAGGACACGAAAAAGGAGGAGCGGGAATCCCGCATCGAGCAGATCCTGAAGGATCTCCAGCTCTCCCACAGGCGCGACACGGTCATCACGAGGCTCTCCGGCGGCGAGCGCAAAAGGGTGAGCATAGGCGTGGAGCTTCTCACGAGGCCGCGGCTCTTTTTCCTGGACGAGCCCACTTCGGGTCTCGACCCCGGCCTCGAGGCCGACATGATGAATATCTTCCGTGTGCTGGCCAACCAGGGCCACACGACGGTCCTCATCACCCATGCCACGAAGAACCTGGATATCTGCGACCAGGTGGTCTTCCTTGCCCGCGGGGGGCACCTGGCCTATTTCGGGCCGCCGCGGGAAGCCATCGGGTATTTCGAGGCCGAGGACTTCACCGACATTTACGTCCGCCTCGAGAGGGAGAAGCGGGCCGACCTCTGGGGCCGCCAGTTCAAGAACTCGGCGGAATACAGGACCTACGTCGAGGACCGGCTCAAGGAGATAGAGCCCCAGCAGAAGATGGCCGAAGAGACGGCTGTCCCTGCCCGGGAAAAGCAGAAGAAGAAAACCAAGAAGAAGAGAAGCAGCGCCTTCAGGCAGTTCAGCATCCTCGCCGCGAGATACCTGGAGATCATAGTCCGCGACACGAGAAACTTCGCCATCCTGCTCCTGCAGGCCCCCCTCATAGGGCTCCTCCTCTCGCTGGTCTACGGCAGGGACATCTTCGACAAGACCACGGGAAATTACAATGACGTAAAAAGCCTCCTCTTCTTCCTCATATGCATCTGCATCTGGTTCGGGACGAGCAACGCGGCGCGGGAGATCGCCAAGGAGATCGCCATATACCGACGGGAGCGCTTCATCAATATCGGGATTGTCCCTTATATTCTTTCAAAGGTGGCGGTCCTCTCTTTTCTCTGCGTCATCCAGACATCAATCCTGATGGCAATTATCTGCCTGAAGGTGAAGATGCCGGACCTGGGATTCACTATGTACAAGGACATATTCCTCACCATGGCCCTCACTTCCATCGATGCCATGGCCATGGGCCTCATGATCTCGGCCATAGTGAACAACCCGGACAAGGCGGCGAGCATCGTGCCCATCCTCCTCATCCCGCAGATCGTGTTCTCCGGCGCCATCATCCCCCTCAAGGGCGCCGCCGAGATAGTGTCATACTTCACTCTGAGCCGCTGGGGCTTCGAGCTCCTGGGCTACATCACCGACGCGAAGAAGCTTCCCCTGATGACGACGCCGGTGCTCAAGCGCTCCACCGAGGGGATTTTTGACATAATCCCCTCAACGCACTGGACAATCCTGCTGGGGTACCTCGTGATGTTTGTGCTCCTTGCCTGCCTCTTCCAGCGCCTCAAGGACTATTCCAGGGTTCGGTAG
- a CDS encoding DUF4321 domain-containing protein, protein MKDGSKINGLFLFLFVMIGVLLGGVLAEMLRSVIPSMAKSVSLGLTPPATLNLYIMDITFGFDFRFNLGSALGATAGFILGRKVL, encoded by the coding sequence ATGAAAGACGGTAGCAAAATCAATGGCCTTTTTCTCTTCCTCTTTGTGATGATTGGCGTGCTTCTGGGAGGAGTTCTCGCTGAAATGCTCCGCTCAGTCATTCCCAGCATGGCGAAATCGGTAAGCCTCGGCCTCACGCCGCCGGCCACGCTCAATCTTTACATCATGGACATTACCTTCGGCTTTGACTTCAGGTTCAACCTGGGGAGCGCCCTTGGGGCAACCGCAGGATTCATCCTTGGCAGGAAGGTCCTCTGA
- a CDS encoding ATP-binding protein — MFTTPEELLARIRLGEDSFLELKTVHFRGKKVSSPARNTLADELAAFANTHDGVLLLGIDDSSREIVGIPLDKLDAVESYIREVCSDSIKPPLIAAILKMELPDREGAMKPVVKVEVPRSLFVHKSPGGYFNRVGSSKREMSTEQLARLLQQRSQARIIRFDEEPVPGTGIHDIEESLWKRFLPHTMLHEPLVALSKMRILCMDSSGKERVSVGGLLLCSAHPEACLPQAYIEAVRYRGVKRDSNFQVNARQIVGPLDQQIEQALLFTRLSMTVAARKVPYRVEYPQFSMRALFEAVVNAVAHRDYSIYASKIRLYMFDDRLELYSPGALANTLTVESLSLRQATRNELITSLLSRCPVRDDDAYSLRSMLMDRRGEGVPIIIDESEKLSGRAPEYRLIDDAELLLTIYAAGPPEEP; from the coding sequence ATGTTCACCACCCCTGAAGAGCTTCTCGCCAGGATACGGCTTGGCGAGGACAGCTTCCTGGAGCTGAAGACTGTTCACTTCAGGGGGAAGAAAGTCTCTTCTCCCGCGAGGAATACCCTGGCAGATGAGCTTGCCGCTTTTGCCAACACCCATGATGGCGTGCTTTTGCTTGGAATTGACGACAGCTCCAGGGAAATTGTGGGAATTCCTCTTGATAAGCTTGATGCTGTCGAGAGTTATATCCGCGAGGTATGCAGTGACTCCATAAAGCCTCCTCTCATTGCTGCCATACTCAAGATGGAGCTCCCTGACCGGGAAGGCGCCATGAAACCCGTAGTAAAAGTCGAGGTCCCCAGGAGCCTTTTTGTGCACAAGAGCCCTGGAGGGTATTTCAACCGCGTGGGAAGCTCAAAACGGGAAATGTCCACGGAGCAGCTTGCCCGCCTGCTGCAGCAGCGGAGCCAGGCGAGGATCATCAGGTTTGACGAGGAGCCTGTCCCCGGCACAGGAATCCACGACATTGAAGAAAGCCTCTGGAAGCGCTTTCTGCCTCACACTATGCTCCATGAGCCTTTGGTGGCTCTGAGTAAAATGAGGATTCTCTGTATGGACAGCAGCGGCAAAGAGAGGGTGTCTGTAGGCGGGCTGCTCCTTTGCAGCGCCCACCCGGAAGCCTGTCTACCCCAGGCATACATTGAGGCCGTGAGGTACCGCGGTGTGAAGAGAGACAGCAACTTCCAGGTCAATGCCAGACAGATCGTGGGGCCGCTTGACCAGCAGATAGAGCAGGCTCTTCTTTTTACCCGCCTTTCCATGACCGTGGCGGCCCGCAAAGTACCCTACCGTGTTGAGTATCCTCAGTTCTCGATGCGCGCCCTCTTTGAAGCCGTGGTCAACGCCGTGGCGCACCGGGATTATTCCATTTATGCCTCCAAGATAAGGCTTTACATGTTCGATGACCGCCTTGAGCTTTACTCTCCGGGAGCCCTCGCCAATACCCTCACTGTCGAGAGCCTTTCACTGCGGCAGGCTACGCGGAATGAGCTGATCACCAGCCTCCTTTCACGGTGCCCTGTAAGAGATGATGATGCCTATTCCTTGAGAAGCATGCTCATGGACCGCCGCGGAGAGGGAGTGCCGATCATAATCGATGAGAGCGAAAAGCTCTCAGGCAGGGCTCCTGAATACCGGCTCATCGATGACGCCGAACTCCTTCTCACCATATATGCAGCCGGCCCCCCTGAAGAACCCTAA
- a CDS encoding caspase family protein produces the protein MRSRYFCACVAYILAALLCASVTISEVQAVAPKKSQAWAVVVGIDKYLKEVTPLQFSAADAREFKKALVEAAGFNEDQVFLLTSDQTGNRFPDKTGIIRWVSYIKNKAQPDDIFVFFFSGHGIDIEKESYLLTAEADPFSRETLETSSLKLADLRKIIENMRAGRKLLFIDACRNDPRGGKGDSDNRLSSLMAKNITIAPPKEKESSSSPRFSAIYFSCNVGERSYEWSEKAMGFFTYFLVKGVRGEAVNRKGFVTLESLRRYITKNVPPAVERERGCSQNPWVIREEGPGEEIWTLAKPAAVVNMPSSPANLVSNGGFEDGLAPPWGTGRYSDLGKAWWNSLTCTSRAEIDKSSMKNGSASLHIINLSPRAPHVFGSTAQRIPIEKGKTYEITLWAKGENLRSRGAVNIAVDEGWGVRPVVLPQGSSPWTLYRGTFSLEQDYADVRILSEDCGEAWIDDITVTRVGE, from the coding sequence ATGAGAAGCCGTTATTTCTGCGCCTGTGTGGCTTACATTCTTGCCGCATTGCTGTGTGCCTCTGTAACCATCTCTGAGGTGCAGGCCGTGGCGCCCAAAAAGTCGCAGGCATGGGCCGTCGTCGTGGGAATTGACAAGTATCTTAAGGAGGTCACTCCTCTCCAGTTCTCCGCAGCTGATGCAAGAGAATTCAAAAAGGCCCTTGTGGAGGCGGCAGGCTTCAATGAAGACCAGGTATTTCTGCTGACGAGCGACCAGACGGGAAACCGCTTCCCTGATAAAACCGGCATCATAAGGTGGGTCTCATACATCAAGAACAAGGCTCAGCCTGATGATATTTTCGTGTTTTTTTTCTCAGGCCATGGCATTGACATAGAGAAGGAGAGCTATCTGCTCACCGCAGAGGCCGATCCTTTCAGCAGGGAGACTCTTGAGACAAGCTCCCTCAAACTGGCCGATCTCAGGAAGATAATCGAGAATATGAGAGCCGGGAGAAAGCTTCTTTTCATAGACGCATGCCGCAACGATCCACGGGGAGGCAAGGGAGACAGTGATAACAGGCTCTCAAGCCTCATGGCGAAGAATATCACCATCGCCCCCCCGAAGGAGAAAGAATCCTCCTCTTCGCCGCGGTTCAGTGCAATCTACTTTTCCTGCAACGTGGGGGAGCGATCCTATGAGTGGTCAGAGAAGGCAATGGGCTTCTTTACCTATTTCCTTGTCAAGGGTGTCCGCGGTGAAGCCGTGAACAGGAAAGGCTTTGTGACGCTCGAGTCACTTCGGCGGTATATCACGAAAAACGTCCCGCCAGCAGTGGAAAGGGAGCGCGGCTGCTCTCAAAATCCCTGGGTGATAAGAGAAGAGGGTCCCGGTGAAGAAATATGGACATTGGCAAAGCCCGCCGCAGTGGTAAATATGCCATCATCACCTGCAAACCTTGTAAGCAACGGCGGTTTTGAGGATGGCCTCGCCCCTCCATGGGGAACGGGCCGTTACAGTGATCTGGGAAAGGCTTGGTGGAACAGCCTTACATGCACCTCGCGCGCCGAGATCGATAAAAGCTCCATGAAAAACGGTTCAGCATCCCTGCACATCATCAACCTGTCGCCGCGGGCGCCTCATGTGTTCGGCTCAACAGCTCAGAGGATTCCCATAGAAAAGGGAAAGACCTACGAGATCACCTTGTGGGCAAAGGGAGAAAATCTCAGGTCCCGCGGGGCAGTGAACATCGCCGTTGACGAGGGATGGGGGGTCAGGCCGGTCGTGCTGCCACAGGGCTCATCGCCCTGGACCCTGTACCGGGGCACCTTCTCCCTCGAGCAGGATTACGCCGATGTGAGGATTCTCTCGGAGGACTGCGGCGAGGCCTGGATAGATGACATCACTGTCACCAGGGTGGGGGAATAA
- a CDS encoding putative toxin-antitoxin system toxin component, PIN family, protein MGKRIVIDTNVLISALGWSGAERALLMQCRKGVFQLVISLPLLKELERVLHYKKLKFQKEEQREFLSLVLELSVIVEPKESFDAISAHPPDNRILECACEGQTEYIISGDEHLLHLSEFHGIKIMRAPDFLKAFQKRF, encoded by the coding sequence ATGGGCAAGAGAATCGTCATAGACACCAACGTGCTTATCTCCGCCCTGGGATGGAGCGGCGCGGAGAGAGCCCTCCTCATGCAGTGCAGGAAGGGCGTTTTTCAATTGGTTATCTCTCTTCCGCTTCTGAAGGAACTGGAGCGGGTGCTCCATTACAAAAAGCTGAAGTTTCAGAAAGAAGAGCAAAGAGAGTTCCTCTCACTTGTTCTAGAGCTTTCAGTCATTGTTGAGCCGAAAGAAAGCTTTGACGCGATCAGTGCCCACCCTCCGGACAACAGGATCCTCGAGTGTGCCTGTGAAGGCCAGACGGAGTATATCATTTCAGGCGATGAGCATCTTCTGCACCTGTCGGAGTTTCACGGCATTAAGATTATGAGGGCTCCAGACTTTCTTAAAGCCTTTCAAAAGCGGTTTTAA
- a CDS encoding tetratricopeptide repeat protein: MDLSAQERMVTVKKAIYHAGLVILISMALMAPLLGQDAQSLVNQGLQFAQKQMWDKAIEAFQRAIALNPQNPMAHNNLGYVYAEKGFFKEAFQEYEIALKIKPDYKEAQQNLLAGASQWSQDLIDHGQYSTAVELLKGAIARFPAAGELYYFLGVAYQAQDRFQDALQYWKKAAQIKPESSTAFYVKAIEKLMAQNVPGAIADLNAAIKVMPQNAYAHNMLGILYVQMGKLAEAKTEFGQALRYKPNYVEPYLNLAYLAEKEGQQEEALKNYKAATIKNPYSVKGLMAMGKIYFTTGRFFDAESCYSRALRIQPLSPDLHSSLAFTLARQNKHADAIREFETALSINPKSVDASYALGLIYRSLKGDEYKAKAIEAFQRCMAIDSSHKYSQMAAQKLAEMGGGATPLPTATGAPPSVAAIQAESPDGDLTLSITPQWQEIPLQGEGSDKFLWIFSRPDMGLVLTVYKPQGVPVNNVDTIKPYSIKEAEKKGLKKQNEEKARVGGLDGYKIQFADSEGKSRYMYIAVKNKKAYVFMVEAKDSALLPEVEGLIMSSTIR; the protein is encoded by the coding sequence ATGGATCTCTCTGCACAGGAAAGGATGGTCACCGTGAAAAAAGCCATTTACCACGCCGGCCTTGTCATACTTATCTCCATGGCGCTTATGGCGCCTCTGCTGGGCCAGGATGCTCAGTCCCTCGTCAACCAGGGCCTCCAGTTCGCCCAGAAACAGATGTGGGACAAGGCCATAGAGGCCTTCCAGCGCGCCATCGCCCTCAACCCCCAGAACCCCATGGCCCACAACAACCTTGGATATGTGTACGCCGAAAAGGGATTCTTCAAGGAGGCTTTCCAGGAGTACGAGATTGCCCTCAAGATAAAGCCTGACTACAAGGAGGCACAGCAGAACCTCCTCGCCGGGGCAAGCCAGTGGAGCCAGGATCTTATCGACCATGGCCAGTACTCGACGGCCGTCGAGCTCCTGAAGGGCGCCATCGCAAGATTCCCCGCCGCAGGCGAGCTCTATTACTTTCTCGGCGTCGCATACCAGGCCCAGGATCGCTTTCAGGACGCTCTGCAGTACTGGAAAAAGGCGGCACAGATCAAGCCCGAGTCAAGCACCGCCTTCTACGTGAAGGCGATTGAAAAGCTCATGGCTCAGAACGTGCCGGGAGCCATCGCCGATCTTAACGCCGCGATAAAGGTGATGCCCCAGAACGCTTATGCCCACAACATGCTCGGCATCCTCTACGTCCAGATGGGAAAGCTCGCCGAGGCCAAAACCGAGTTCGGGCAGGCCTTGCGTTACAAACCCAATTATGTGGAGCCCTACCTGAACCTGGCCTACCTGGCGGAGAAGGAGGGCCAGCAGGAAGAGGCTCTCAAGAACTACAAGGCCGCCACCATAAAGAACCCTTACTCGGTGAAAGGCCTCATGGCAATGGGAAAAATCTACTTCACCACAGGGAGGTTCTTTGACGCCGAGTCCTGCTACAGCAGGGCACTGAGGATCCAGCCCCTCTCGCCTGACCTCCACTCTTCTCTTGCCTTCACCCTGGCGAGGCAGAACAAGCACGCTGATGCCATAAGGGAATTTGAGACAGCCCTCTCCATCAATCCAAAGAGCGTTGACGCCTCTTACGCCCTGGGGCTCATTTACCGTTCCCTCAAGGGTGACGAGTATAAAGCCAAGGCCATCGAGGCCTTCCAGCGCTGCATGGCCATCGATTCCTCGCACAAGTACAGCCAGATGGCCGCCCAGAAGCTGGCGGAAATGGGGGGAGGCGCGACACCGCTGCCGACAGCTACAGGGGCGCCGCCTTCAGTGGCCGCAATACAGGCCGAGAGCCCCGACGGTGACCTCACCCTCTCCATCACCCCCCAGTGGCAGGAGATTCCCCTCCAGGGCGAGGGCTCAGACAAGTTCCTGTGGATCTTCTCGAGGCCCGATATGGGACTGGTCCTCACGGTATACAAGCCCCAGGGGGTGCCCGTGAACAACGTTGACACCATCAAGCCCTATTCCATCAAGGAGGCTGAGAAGAAAGGCCTCAAGAAGCAGAACGAGGAAAAGGCCAGGGTGGGCGGCCTTGACGGATACAAGATACAATTCGCCGACAGCGAGGGAAAATCGCGGTATATGTATATCGCCGTGAAGAACAAAAAGGCCTATGTCTTCATGGTGGAAGCCAAGGACAGCGCCCTCCTTCCCGAGGTGGAAGGGCTCATCATGTCTTCAACAATACGCTAA
- a CDS encoding AbrB/MazE/SpoVT family DNA-binding domain-containing protein: protein MKDECMARMTSKGQITLPARIRKKINAGTGDYILFRVRGKIIELEKVDLSWEERFNALAGTIEERFKKEKISKKDIEEAIKWARESS from the coding sequence ATGAAAGACGAATGCATGGCGAGAATGACAAGCAAGGGGCAGATCACTCTGCCGGCCCGCATCAGGAAAAAAATCAATGCCGGCACGGGCGACTACATCTTGTTCCGGGTGAGGGGCAAAATCATAGAGCTCGAAAAGGTGGACCTCTCCTGGGAAGAGCGCTTCAATGCCCTTGCAGGCACCATAGAAGAGCGCTTCAAAAAGGAAAAGATATCGAAAAAGGACATTGAAGAAGCCATAAAATGGGCAAGAGAATCGTCATAG